CTCGCAGAGAAATCGCTACCTCAGGCGAAAGAGGAATTAGAAGAAATAAAGCAATTCGCTCGGCAGCAGGGTGTGGATGAACTGTCGGCTTGGGACATTCCTTATTATGCAGAGCAACTGAAACAACAGAGTTACTCCATTTCTGACGAAATGTTGCGACCTTACTTCCCCGAAACTCAAGTTGTTAAAGGCCTGTTCGATATCTGTTCGCGACTTTTTGGAGTGCGTTTCGAGCTCGTTGAAGGGGTCAGCACTTGGCACAAAGATGTGAAATATTTTCATGTGATTGATGAGCAGGAACGTGTGCGTGCGAGCTTCTATCTTGATCTATATGCCCGCGCAAAGAAACGCGGTGGTGCATGGATGGCAGACTGCATGGTGAGACGTGAACGTGCGGATGGCTCCCAACAATTGCCGGTTGCTTTTCTTACTTGCAACTTTAATCCACCCGTGGGCGGCAAACCGGCACTGTTTACACACGATGAGGTACTGACGCTTTTCCATGAATTTGGCCATGGCTTACACCACATGCTTACCCAAGTGAATATTGGCTCAATTTCTGGCATCAATGGCGTGCCATGGGACGCGGTTGAATTACCTAGCCAGTTTTTAGAAAACTGGTGTTGGGAAAAAGAAGCGTTGCCGCTCATTGCAAAACATTATGAAACAGGTGAGGAGTTACCGGCAGATTTACTTTCCAACATGCTGAAAGCTAGAAACTTTCAGGCAGCGATGCAAATGGTACGGCAACTTGAGTTTTCCTTATTCGACATGGAAATACATGCACGCGATAAAATGAATACCGCGAATGACGTACAGGAGACTTTAAATCAGGTACGTGAACGCGTTGCTGTTGTGATTCCGCCAGAATTTAATCGCTTTCAACATAGTTTCGGACACATTTTCGCTGGCGGTTACGCCGCTGGCTATTACAGCTACAAGTGGGCCGAAGTTCTCTCAGCAGACGCTTTCTCGAGATTTGAGGAAGAAGGTATTTTTAATCAGCAAACGGGTAAAGATTTCCGCACTCACATACTCGAGAAGGGGGGGAGTGAAGATATTGCCGATCTGTTTAAAGCATTCAGGGGGAGAGCGGCAGAGCTTGAACCTTTATTGCGACATTCTGGCATTCGTACCCAAGAGGCGGCTTAGTTCGCTGCCTCGG
This genomic interval from Idiomarinaceae bacterium HL-53 contains the following:
- a CDS encoding oligopeptidase A produces the protein MSEVRNPLLHYVEASTNTLPPFEQIEPAHIQPAVEEIISRNKALVEALAQQETPSWESLVARLEEADDDLNRLWSPISHMNSVVSNDALRAAHDACLPLLSDYGTYISQHEELFAAYTKLQESPVFADLSKPQQRVIHDTIRDFKLGGVALPQEKKARYAEIQSRLSDLSSTFSNQVLDATHAWFLHMEDQSRLAGLPESALEAAQAEAQARDLNGFVFTLDIPSYLPVMMYADDRSLREELYRAYCTRASEQGPNAGEFDNSQVIVETLQLRSELASLLEYKNYAELSLATKMATSADEVVKFLNDLAEKSLPQAKEELEEIKQFARQQGVDELSAWDIPYYAEQLKQQSYSISDEMLRPYFPETQVVKGLFDICSRLFGVRFELVEGVSTWHKDVKYFHVIDEQERVRASFYLDLYARAKKRGGAWMADCMVRRERADGSQQLPVAFLTCNFNPPVGGKPALFTHDEVLTLFHEFGHGLHHMLTQVNIGSISGINGVPWDAVELPSQFLENWCWEKEALPLIAKHYETGEELPADLLSNMLKARNFQAAMQMVRQLEFSLFDMEIHARDKMNTANDVQETLNQVRERVAVVIPPEFNRFQHSFGHIFAGGYAAGYYSYKWAEVLSADAFSRFEEEGIFNQQTGKDFRTHILEKGGSEDIADLFKAFRGRAAELEPLLRHSGIRTQEAA